A portion of the bacterium genome contains these proteins:
- a CDS encoding VWA domain-containing protein translates to MMNSGNLFAQPEYLVILTAIPVLILFYIVVFYQKKKALAKFGNLDLLKKLSPTISNNRQKIKAVLIVLSFILLVIALARPQIGTKSGIIKRTGIDIILAIDTSLSMLAEDIKPNRLTNAKQKISNLIDKLRGDRVGLVVFAGESFVQCPLTLDYSAAKIFLEAIDINAVPVPGTAIGNAIRCATAAFVKKEQKYKALILLTDGEDHNTNPIQAAKEAQKKGVKIYTVGIGSTRGEPIPVKTPDGQIEYKKDASGEIVMSKLDEATLEKIASLTNGKYYQATYGEIELNKIYQDILRMEKKQLLSKQYIQYEDRFQYFLIGVLILLVIEMSISTHRKMAEERFE, encoded by the coding sequence ATGATGAATTCAGGTAACCTTTTTGCTCAACCAGAATATTTAGTTATATTAACCGCTATACCTGTTTTAATTCTGTTTTACATAGTTGTATTTTACCAGAAAAAAAAGGCATTGGCTAAATTTGGTAATTTAGACCTGCTAAAAAAATTGTCTCCGACAATAAGTAATAACCGACAAAAAATAAAGGCGGTTTTAATTGTCTTAAGTTTTATTTTATTGGTAATTGCCCTGGCAAGACCTCAAATAGGCACCAAATCAGGGATAATAAAAAGAACAGGTATCGACATAATTTTAGCGATTGATACCTCGTTGAGTATGCTGGCGGAGGATATTAAACCAAATAGACTAACAAATGCAAAACAAAAAATAAGTAACTTGATTGATAAATTAAGAGGAGACCGTGTTGGATTGGTTGTTTTTGCAGGTGAAAGTTTTGTCCAATGCCCATTAACCCTTGATTACAGTGCGGCAAAGATATTCCTCGAGGCAATTGATATAAATGCCGTGCCAGTGCCAGGAACGGCTATTGGAAATGCCATAAGATGCGCCACCGCGGCATTTGTCAAAAAGGAACAAAAATATAAAGCACTGATTCTACTTACGGATGGAGAAGACCATAACACTAACCCTATTCAAGCGGCTAAAGAGGCACAAAAAAAAGGCGTGAAAATCTATACCGTTGGCATAGGCTCGACTCGAGGAGAACCTATACCTGTTAAAACCCCAGATGGACAAATTGAATATAAAAAAGATGCCTCAGGTGAAATCGTTATGAGTAAATTAGATGAAGCAACTCTTGAGAAAATTGCATCTTTAACTAATGGTAAATACTATCAAGCGACCTACGGCGAAATTGAATTAAATAAAATATATCAGGATATTTTAAGAATGGAAAAGAAACAACTTTTGTCGAAACAATACATTCAGTATGAAGATAGATTTCAGTATTTCTTAATTGGTGTCTTGATTTTACTGGTAATAGAAATGAGTATCAGCACCCACAGGAAAATGGCGGAGGAAAGATTTGAATAG